One window of Quercus robur chromosome 12, dhQueRobu3.1, whole genome shotgun sequence genomic DNA carries:
- the LOC126710100 gene encoding 7-deoxyloganetin glucosyltransferase-like: MGSLAFAEKPHAVCVPYPAQGHINPMLKLAKILHYKGFHITFVNTEYNHERLLKSRGPDSLHALPSFQFEAIPDGLPDQSDIDATQDVPSLCASTQKNCLAPFRNLLLKLNDTSSSHVPPVTCIVSDGVMSFTLDAAAELGIPDVLFWTTSACGFMGYAQYRRLIEKGLTPLKDESYLTNGHLDTIIDWIPGMKDIRLRDLPSFIATTDLDDVMLNFAMVEAERAQRASAVILNTFDALEHEVLEGLSTMYPSICSIGSLHLLVNQIPDKNYKLIGSNLWKEEESCIEWLDKREPNSVVYVNFGSVTVMTSNQLIEFAWGLANSKQAFLWIIRPDLVRGDSAVLPPEFLEETKERSLLANWCSQEEVLSHPSIGGFLTHSGWNSTLESVCGGVPMISWPFFAEQQTNCRYACIEWGIGMEIESDAKRGKIESLVRELMVGEKGQKLKKKATEWKKLAEETISPTGSSSVNLDKIINQVLLASATN, encoded by the exons atgggTTCCCTAGCTTTTGCAGAGAAACCCCATGCAGTTTGTGTCCCCTACCCAGCTCAAGGCCACATAAACCCCATGCTAAAGCTAGCAAAAATCCTTCACTACAAAGGCTTTCATATCACCTTTGTAAACACAGAGTACAACCATGAGCGCCTGTTAAAATCCAGAGGTCCCGACTCTCTCCATGCCCTTCCCTCCTTTCAGTTCGAAGCCATTCCTGATGGTCTTCCTGATCAGTCTGATATTGATGCCACCCAAGACGTACCATCCCTATGTGcctccacacaaaaaaattgcTTAGCTCCTTTCAGAAACCTTCTTTTGAAACTGAATGACACCTCTTCATCCCATGTCCCTCCAGTCACTTGCATTGTTTCTGATGGTGTCATGAGCTTCACTCTAGACGCAGCAGCTGAACTGGGCATCCCTGATGTTCTTTTCTGGACAACCAGTGCATGTGGGTTCATGGGCTATGCTCAATATCGCCGTCTCATTGAGAAGGGTCTAACACCACTCAAAG ATGAGAGTTATTTGACAAATGGACATTTAGATACAATCATAGATTGGATTCCAGGCATGAAAGACATCCGTTTGAGGGATCTTCCGAGCTTCATTGCAACCACGGACCTTGATGATGTTATGCTAAATTTTGCAATGGTTGAAGCCGAGAGAGCTCAAAGAGCTTCTGCTGTTATCTTAAATACTTTTGATGCTTTAGAGCATGAAGTATTAGAAGGACTTTCAACCATGTATCCTTCTATTTGCTCCATTGGTTCCCTACATCTTCTCGTAAATCAGATACctgataaaaattataaattgattgGATCAAACCtttggaaagaagaagaaagttgtaTCGAATGGCTAGACAAAAGAGAACCAAACTCTGTTGTTTACGTGAATTTTGGAAGCGTCACTGTCATGACAAGCAATCAATTAATTGAGTTTGCTTGGGGACTAGCAAATAGCAAGCAGGCATTCTTGTGGATCATAAGGCCTGATCTTGTAAGAGGTGACTCGGCTGTTCTTCCTCCTGAGTTTTTAGAGGAGACCAAAGAAAGGAGTCTCTTAGCAAATTGGTGTTCTCAAGAAGAAGTTCTGAGTCATCCATCTATTGGTGGGTTCTTAACTCATAGTGGATGGAATTCCACACTTGAAAGCGTGTGTGGAGGAGTGCCAATGATCTCTTGGCCTTTCTTTGCTGAGCAACAAACCAATTGTCGttatgcttgcattgaatgGGGCATAGGCATGGAGATAGAGAGCGATGCAAAAAGAGGTAAAATAGAGAGCCTTGTTAGAGAGCTGATGGTGGGAGAGAAGGGCCAAAAGTTGAAGAAGAAAGCTACTGAGTGGAAGAAATTGGCAGAGGAGACCATTAGCCCCACTGGGTCATCTTCCGTGAATTTGGACAAAATAATTAATCAAGTGCTTCTAGCGTCGGCTACTAATTGA
- the LOC126710099 gene encoding 7-deoxyloganetin glucosyltransferase-like yields the protein MGSLAFTEKPHAVCVPYPAQGHINPMLKLAKILHYKGFHITFVNTEYNHKRLLKSRGPDSLHALPSFQFEAIPDGLPDQSDIDATQDVPSLCASTQKNCLAPFRNLLLKLNDTSSSHVPPVTCIVSDGVMSFTLDAAAELGIPDVLFWTTSACGFMGYAQYRRLIEKGLTPLKDESYLTNGHLDTSIDWIPGMKGIRLRDLPSFIATTDLDDIMLNFAMVEAERAQRASAVILNTFDAFEHEVLEGLSTMYPSICSIGSLHLLVNQIPDNNYKLIGSNLWKEEESCIEWLDKREQNSVVYVNFGSITVMTSNQLIEFAWGLANSKQAFLWIIRPDLVRGDSAVLPPEFLEETKERGLLANWCSQEEVLSHTSIGGFLTHSGWNSTLESVCGGVPMISWPFFAEQQTNCRYTCIEWGIGMEIESDAKRGKIESLVRELMVGEKGKKLKKKAAEWKKLAEETISPTGSSFVNLDKIINQVLLASATN from the exons atgggTTCCCTAGCTTTTACAGAGAAACCCCATGCAGTTTGTGTCCCCTACCCAGCTCAAGGCCACATAAACCCCATGCTAAAGCTAGCAAAAATCCTTCACTACAAAGGCTTTCATATCACCTTTGTAAACACAGAGTACAACCATAAGCGCCTGTTAAAATCCAGAGGTCCCGACTCTCTCCATGCCCTTCCCTCCTTTCAGTTCGAAGCTATTCCTGATGGTCTTCCTGATCAGTCTGATATTGATGCCACCCAAGACGTACCATCCCTATGTGcctccacacaaaaaaattgcTTAGCTCCTTTCAGAAACCTTCTTTTGAAACTGAATGACACCTCTTCATCCCATGTCCCTCCAGTCACTTGCATTGTTTCTGATGGTGTCATGAGCTTCACTCTAGACGCAGCAGCTGAACTGGGTATCCCTGATGTTCTTTTCTGGACAACCAGTGCATGCGGGTTCATGGGCTATGCTCAATATCGCCGTCTCATTGAGAAGGGTCTAACACCACTCAAAG ATGAGAGTTATTTGACAAATGGGCATTTAGATACAAGCATAGATTGGATTCCAGGCATGAAAGGCATCCGTTTGAGGGATCTTCCGAGCTTCATTGCAACCACGGACCTAGATGATATTATGCTAAATTTTGCAATGGTTGAAGCCGAGAGAGCTCAAAGAGCTTCTGCTGTTATCTTAAATACTTTTGATGCTTTTGAGCATGAAGTATTAGAAGGACTTTCAACCATGTATCCTTCTATTTGCTCCATTGGTTCCCTACATCTTCTCGTAAATCAGATCCCTgataacaattataaattgattGGATCAAACCtttggaaagaagaagaaagttgtaTCGAATGGCTAGACAAAAGAGAACAAAACTCTGTTGTTTACGTGAATTTTGGAAGCATCACTGTCATGACAAGCAATCAATTAATTGAGTTTGCTTGGGGACTAGCAAATAGCAAGCAAGCATTCTTGTGGATCATAAGGCCTGATCTTGTAAGAGGTGACTCGGCTGTTCTTCCTCCTGAGTTTTTAGAAGAGACCAAAGAAAGGGGTCTCTTAGCAAATTGGTGTTCTCAAGAAGAAGTTCTGAGTCATACATCTATTGGTGGGTTCTTAACTCATAGTGGATGGAATTCCACACTTGAAAGCGTGTGTGGAGGAGTGCCAATGATCTCTTGGCCTTTCTTTGCTGAGCAACAAACCAATTGTCGTTATACTTGCATTGAATGGGGCATAGGCATGGAGATAGAGAGCGATGCAAAGAGAGGTAAAATAGAGAGCCTTGTTAGAGAGCTGATGGTGGGAGAGAAGGGGAAAAAGTTGAAGAAGAAAGCTGCTGAGTGGAAGAAATTGGCAGAGGAGACCATTAGCCCCACTGGGTCATCTTTCGTGAATTTGGACAAAATAATTAATCAAGTGCTTCTAGCGTCGGCTACTAATTGA